A genomic window from Nocardioides jiangxiensis includes:
- a CDS encoding acyl-CoA dehydrogenase, with translation MASNLVSARNIEFLLYEWLDVERLSARERFAEHSRESYDALLALSEQLATDHFATHFRKSDEQEPTFDGTTVHLIPEIGEALKRFADMDGFALLADEEFGGMQLPATVGTAVSTWFTAANIGTLCYSFLTQANASLLVAHASDEIKERYAKPMFAGRFFGTMAMSEPHAGTSLGDVTTRAIPQADGTYRVFGSKMWISGGDHEIAENIVHLVLAKLPDAPEGTRGISLFVVPKFLVNEDGSLGERNDVVLSSINHKLGSRGTVNTAPVFGDGAFQPGGEPGAVGFLVGEPHKGLKYMFHMMNAARLAVGTAATGTASAAYLKSLDYARNRPQGRALTTSDQSTPQVDIIEHTDVRRMLLAQKSYVEGAMALTLLCASLLDDEKTAETEEARAEASKVLGVLTPIVKSWPSQWGQESTSLAIQVLGGAGYTRDYDVEQHWRDQRLNPIHEGTHGIQAMDLLGRKILMDGGAGLMALAARMEKTIAAARELGGEASAYADQLKAQLDRIGEVTFGLVALGEPDKIMANASVYLEAAGHLVVAWVWLEQLVAAGDEQGDFYSGKRQAGRYFFTTELPKVTPMLDLVAAGDLTSYEMQDAWF, from the coding sequence GTGGCCTCGAACCTCGTCTCCGCGCGCAACATCGAGTTCCTGCTCTACGAGTGGCTCGACGTCGAGCGGCTCTCCGCCCGCGAGCGCTTCGCCGAGCACTCCCGCGAGTCGTACGACGCGCTGCTCGCGCTCTCCGAGCAGCTCGCGACGGACCACTTCGCGACCCACTTCCGCAAGAGCGACGAGCAGGAGCCGACGTTCGACGGCACCACGGTGCACCTGATCCCCGAGATCGGGGAGGCCCTCAAGCGCTTCGCCGACATGGACGGCTTCGCCCTGCTCGCCGACGAGGAGTTCGGCGGCATGCAGCTCCCGGCGACCGTGGGCACCGCGGTCTCGACCTGGTTCACGGCGGCCAACATCGGAACCTTGTGCTACTCGTTCCTCACGCAGGCCAACGCCTCGCTCCTCGTCGCGCACGCCAGTGACGAGATCAAGGAGCGCTACGCCAAGCCGATGTTCGCCGGTCGCTTCTTCGGCACGATGGCGATGTCCGAGCCGCACGCCGGCACCTCGCTCGGCGACGTCACCACCCGCGCGATCCCGCAGGCCGACGGCACCTACCGTGTCTTCGGCTCGAAGATGTGGATCTCGGGCGGAGACCACGAGATCGCGGAGAACATCGTCCACCTCGTGCTCGCCAAGCTCCCCGACGCGCCCGAGGGGACCAGGGGCATCTCGCTCTTCGTCGTCCCCAAGTTCCTCGTCAACGAGGACGGTTCGCTCGGCGAGCGCAACGACGTGGTGCTCTCGAGCATCAACCACAAGCTCGGCTCGCGCGGCACGGTCAACACCGCGCCGGTCTTCGGCGACGGGGCCTTCCAGCCCGGGGGCGAGCCCGGCGCCGTCGGCTTCCTCGTGGGCGAGCCCCACAAGGGGCTGAAGTACATGTTCCACATGATGAACGCGGCCCGGCTCGCGGTCGGCACGGCGGCGACCGGCACGGCTTCCGCGGCGTACCTGAAGTCGCTCGACTACGCCCGCAACCGGCCGCAGGGCCGCGCGCTCACCACGAGCGACCAGTCCACCCCGCAGGTCGACATCATCGAGCACACCGACGTGCGCCGGATGCTGCTCGCGCAGAAGTCGTACGTCGAGGGCGCGATGGCGCTCACCCTCCTGTGCGCGAGCCTGCTCGACGACGAGAAGACCGCCGAGACCGAGGAGGCCCGCGCCGAGGCGTCGAAGGTGCTCGGCGTCCTGACGCCGATCGTCAAGTCGTGGCCGTCCCAGTGGGGTCAGGAGTCGACCTCGCTGGCCATCCAGGTGCTCGGCGGTGCCGGCTACACCCGCGACTACGACGTCGAGCAGCACTGGCGCGACCAGCGGCTGAACCCGATCCACGAGGGCACCCACGGGATCCAGGCCATGGACCTGCTCGGCCGCAAGATCCTCATGGACGGCGGCGCCGGCCTGATGGCACTGGCGGCCCGCATGGAGAAGACGATCGCGGCGGCCCGCGAGCTCGGCGGCGAGGCATCTGCCTACGCCGACCAGCTCAAGGCGCAGCTCGACCGGATCGGGGAGGTGACCTTCGGTCTGGTCGCCCTGGGCGAACCGGACAAGATCATGGCCAACGCCTCGGTCTACCTCGAGGCCGCCGGTCACCTCGTCGTGGCGTGGGTCTGGCTCGAGCAGCTGGTCGCCGCCGGTGACGAGCAGGGTGACTTCTACAGCGGCAAGCGCCAGGCCGGCCGGTACTTCTTCACCACCGAGCTGCCGAAGGTGACCCCGATGCTGGACCTGGTCGCGGCGGGTGACCTGACGTCGTACGAGATGCAGGACGCCTGGTTCTGA